Proteins found in one Penaeus vannamei isolate JL-2024 chromosome 29, ASM4276789v1, whole genome shotgun sequence genomic segment:
- the LOC138867290 gene encoding G2/mitotic-specific cyclin-B3-like yields MCYWSLFIQVKEVYRVLRQLKVSGAIKWANQPIVNYFIVDKWLVSSRSPSLRVASGDASRSRQAAPAPLVATFFERKMSLDVSLFSSIHQKAGKMSMPDKGSIIITRIKYFHKIHPYVPHILQGPLFGKKYHMLKEYPMLKKYPMLRKYPMLKEYPMLRKYPMFKKYLMLRKYPMLKEYPMLRKYPMLKKKYPMLKKYPMLKKYPMLRNYPMLNKYPMLRKYSMLRKYPMLNKHSYPMLKKYPMLKKYPMLKKYPMLRKYPLLIKYPMLRKYPMLKEYPMLKKYPMLKKYPMLKKYPMLKKKYPMLKEYPMLKEYPMLRKYPMLKEYPMLKKYPLLNKYLMLNKYIMLKEYPMLRKYPMLKQYPMLRKYPMLNKKYPMLKEYPMLRKYPMLKEYPMLGKYPMLRKYPMLKEYPMLRKKYPMLKEYPMLRKYPMLKEYPLLRKYPMLRKYPMLKEYPLLRKYPMLKEYPMLRKYPLLRKYPMLRKYPMLRKYPMLNKYPMLNKYPMLRKYPMLRKYPMLKKKYPMLSKYPMLSKYPMLRKYPMLNKYPMLKEYPMLKEYPMLRKYPMLRKYPMLNRKYPMLRKYPMLRKYPMLKEYPMLNKYPILKEYPMFKEYPMLNEYPMLNKYPMLKKYPMLKKYPMLKEYPMIIKYPMLKEYPMFKEYPMLKEYPMLKEYPMLKKYPMLKKYPMLKEYPMLKEYPMLKKYPMLKEYPMLKKYPMLKEYPMFKEYPMLKEYPMLKEYPMLKEYPMLKEYPMLH; encoded by the exons ATGTGTTACTGGAGCTTATTTATACAGGTAAAAG AAGTCTACCGTGTTCTACGGCAGTTAAAAGTCTCTGGTGCTATAAAATGGGCAAACCAACCTATCGTCAACTATTTTATCGTTGATAAATGGCTCGTTTCCTCTCGTTCGCCGTCGTTACGGGTTGCCAGCGGAGATGCCTCTCGCTCACGCCAGGCCGCTCCAGCCCCGCTCGTTGCCACCTTT TTTGAGAGGAAAATGTCCCTAGATGTTTCCCTGTTTTCTAGCATTCACCAGAAGGCTGGGAAGATGAGCATGCCAGACAAAGGCTCCATAATCATTACTAGGATAAAATATTTCCATAAAATAC accCTTACGTACCCCACATCCTTCAAGGCCCTCTCTTTGGGAAAAAGTATCATATGCTCAAagagtatcctatgctcaaaaagtatcctatgctcagaaagtatcctatgctcaaagaGTATCCTATGCTCAGAAAGTATCCTATGTTCAAAAAGTATCTTATGCTcagaaagtatcctatgctcaaagagtatcctatgctcagaaagtatcctatgctcaaaaa aaagtatcctatgctcaaaaagtatcctatgctcaaaaagtatcctatgctcagaaACTATCCTATGCTCAAtaagtatcctatgctcagaaagtattctatgctcagaaagtatcctatgctcaataAGCATTCT tatcctatgctcaaaaagtatcctatgctcaaaaagtatcctatgctcaaaaagtatcctatgctcagaaAGTATCCTTTGCTCataaagtatcctatgctcagaaagtatcctatgctcaaagagtatcctatgctcaaaaagtatcctatgctcaaaaagtatcctatgctcaaaaagtatcctatgctcaaaaa aaagtatcctatgctcaaagagtatcctatgctcaaagagtatcctatgctcagaaagtatcctatgctcaaagagtatcctatgctcaaaaaGTATCCTCTGCTCAATAAGTATCTTATGCTCAATAAGTATATTATGCTCAAAGAGTATCCTATGCTcagaaagtatcctatgctcaaacagtatcctatgctcagaaagtatcctatgctcaataa aaagtatcctatgctcaaagagtatcctatgctcagaaagtatcctatgctcaaagaGTATCCTATGCTCggaaagtatcctatgctcagaaagtatcctatgctcaaagagtatcctatgctcagaaa aaagtatcctatgctcaaagagtatcctatgctcagaaagtatcctatgctcaaagaGTATCCTCTGCTcagaaagtatcctatgctcagaaAGTATCCTATGCTAAAAGAGTATCCTCTGCTcagaaagtatcctatgctcaaagagtatcctatgctcagaaagtatcctctgctcagaaagtatcctatgctcagaaagtatcctatgctcagaaagtatcctatgctcaataagtatcctatgctcaataagtatcctatgctcagaaAATATCCTATGCTcagaaagtatcctatgctcaaaaa aaagtatcctatgctcagtaagtatcctatgctcagtaagtatcctatgctcagaaagtatcctatgctcaataAGTATCCTATGCTGAAagagtatcctatgctcaaagagtatcctatgctcagaaagtatcctatgctcagaaagtatcctatgctcaataG aaagtatcctatgctcagaaagtatcctatgctcagaaagtatcctatgctcaaagaGTATCCTATGCTCAATAAATATCCTATCCTCAAAGAGTATCCTATGTTCAAAGAGTATCCTATGCTCAATGAGTATCCTATGCTCAataagtatcctatgctcaaaaagtatcctatgctcaaaaagtatcctatgctcaaagaGTATCCTATGATCAttaagtatcctatgctcaaagaGTATCCTATGTTTAAagagtatcctatgctcaaagaGTATCCCATGCTCAAggagtatcctatgctcaaaaagtatcctatgctcaaaaagtatcctatgctcaaagagtatcctatgctcaaggagtatcctatgctcaaaaagtatcctatgctcaaagagtatcctatgctcaaaaagtatcctatgctcaaagaGTATCCTATGTTCAAagagtatcctatgctcaaagagtatcctatgctcaaagagtatcctatgctcaaagagtatcctatgctcaaagaGTATCCTATGCTCCATTAG